The sequence TGGTCACCCTTCAGCCGGCGGAACAGCCGGTAGGCGTAATCGCTGACCTCCTCCTCGCGCCGGCTGCCGTCCGGCATCAGCACGTGACGGACGTAGCGGAAGCTGAATACCGGCTCGAGACCCGAGGACACGTTGTCGGCGAACAGCGAGATCGTGCCGGTTGGCGCGACCGAAGTGAGCAGGGCGTTGCGGATGCCGTTCCGGGCGATCGCCGCGCGCACGTTCTCGTCGAGCGCCGCCACGGTCTCACCGGCGAGGTACTGCTCGGCATCGAACAGCGGGAACGCTCCTTTTTCGCCGGCGAGGTCGGCGGAGGCAAGGTAGGCGGCGCGCTGAATGGTGCGCATCCACGTCTCGGTCAGGCGCACCGCCTCGCGGCCACCGTAGCGTGCCCCGCACAGCAGCAGCGCATCGGCAAGCCCGGTGATGCCGAGGCCGATCCGCCGTTTTGCCCGCGCCTCCGCCTCGTGCTCCGGCAAGGGGTAGCGGGAGACCTCGATGACGTTATCCATCATCCTGACGGCGACGGCGGTGAGCGCCGAGAGCTTCTCCTCGTCGATGCGCGCATGCGCCTCGAACGGGGAATCGATCAGGCTGGCGAGGTTAATCGAGCCCAAAAGGCAGGTGCCGTAGGGCGGTAGGGGTTGTTCCCCGCACGGATTGGTGCCGTGAATCGTCTCGCAGTACCAGAGGTTGTTTCGCCGGTTGATCCGGTCGATGAAGATGACCCCCGGCTCGGCATAGGCGAAAGTCGCGCGCATGATCGCGTCCCACAGCGCGCGCGCGCGCAGCGATTTGTACGCCACCCCTTCGAAGGTCAGAGGCCACGGCGCGTCTTCCTTGACCGCCTGCATGAAGTCGTCGGTGACCAGCACCGAGAGGTTGAACATGCGCAGGCGACCCGGCTGGCGCTTGGCCTCGATGAACGCTTCGATGTCGGGATGATCGCAGCGCATCACCGCCATCATCGCCCCGCGGCGCGAGCCGGCGCTCATGATCGTCCGGCACATCGCGTCCCAGACGTCCATGAACGACAGCGGACCCGAAGCGTCGGCGCCGACGCCCTTCACCGGCGCGCCCTTGGGCCGCAGCGTCGAGAAGTCGTAGCCGATGCCGCCGCCCTGCTGCATCGTCAGCGCCGCCTGCTTGAGGTGCTCGAAGATGCCGGCCATGTCGTCGGGGATGTCACCCATGACGAAGCAGTTGAATAGCGTCACCCGCCGTCCCGAACCCGCGCCGGAGAGGATGCGGCCGGCGGGCAATAGCTTGAAATCTCGCAGCGCCTCGTAAAAACGCGCTTCCCAGGCATCGACGTCGGCTTCGGGCGACGCCAGCTCGCGTGCCACCCGGCGCCAGGTATCGTCGATGGTCCGGTCGAGCGGCTCGCCATCTTGCGACTTCAGCCTGTATTTCATCTCCCAGATCTGCTGAGAGACGGGCGCCACCTGAGTCATGCGAGCCTCGTTGCATATTGCCGGAAGATAGGAACGCGGACGCGGTGGCGGAAGACTGAACCGCCAAGCTCGCCAGGAGTGTTCCTTAAATGTTCCATCCTGTCAAGCATCGAACGGCTCGGCCATCGAGCACCTGTCGTTGATCGGGGATCATCGAAGCCGTACGGGTCTGCGGGCCGCAGGGCCACCGTTGCCAGCGACCTTGTCACGCCGATGGCGATATGCATGATGCTCGGGCGTTGTGATTTCCCGCAACGCTACCTCCGATCTCAAGATACCCGCCATGTCCGCCACCCCGTCACCATTTGCTCCCGAAGCCTTCCCCGAGCTGCCCGATATCGCCGGCGTGCGCCTCGCCATCCGAGCCGCGGGCCTGCGCTACCAGGGCCGTCCCGACGTTCTCCTCGCCGAGGTTGCGGACGGAACGAGCGTAGCTGGTGTGTTTACCCGTTCGCAGACGGCAGCAGCGCCGGTTGCCTGGTGCCGCAGCGCGTTGCGGCAGGGCTCGGCGCGCGGCCTCGTCGTCAATTCGGGCAATGCCAACGCGTTCACCGGCGGCGCCGGCGAGATCGCATCGGCGCAGACCGCGTCGGTCGCATCAGCGCTGCTCGGCTGCGCGGCCGAGCGGGTATTCGTCGCCTCGACCGGAGTGATCGGCGAGCCGTTGCCGACGGAAAAGCTCCTGGCTGTCCTGCCGGATGCGGCCGCGGCGCTCGGCTCGGCCTCTTGGGAGGACGCCGCCCGCGCCATCGCCACCACCGATACCTTTGCCAAGGCGGCCAGCGCCCGGACGGAAATCGACGGCGTGCCGGTGACGATCAACGGGATCGCCAAGGGAGCGGGGATGATCGCCCCCGACATGGCGACGATGCTCGCCTTCCTGTTCACCGATGCGGCGATCGACAGCGACGCGTTGCAGGCGTTGCTCGTCGCCGGCGCCGACCGGACATTCAACTGCATCACCGTCGACTCCGATACCTCGACGAACGATACCGTGCTGGTGTTCGCGACCGGTGCGGCCGGCAACCCGAGGGTGCGCGATCCGCGCAGCGCCATGCTTGTCGGTTTCCGTCAGGCGCTCGAGGCGGTGATGCTCGACCTTGCCCACCAGGTGATCAAGGACGGCGAGGGGATCTCGAAGTTCATCACCATCGCCATCACCGGCGCCGCCGACGACGCCTCGGCCCGCCACATCGCCCTGACGATCGCCAATTCGCCCCTGGTCAAGACGGCGGTGGCCGGCGAGGACGCCAATTGGGGGCGGATCGTCATGGCCGTCGGCAAGTCGGGCGAATGGATCGATCGCGACCGGCTGCGTATCGCAATCGGTGGGGTCGCGGTCGCCTGCGACGGCGGTCCGGTGCCCGATTACGATGAGGCGCCGGTGGCCGCGCACATGAAGGGGTGTGAGGTAATGATCGAGGTCGATGTCGGCGTCGGTCGCGGGTCCGCCACCGTATGGACCTGCGATCTTACCCACGGGTATATCGACATCAACGCCAGCTACCGGTCGTGACCAACAGCGCGGCCAATGGACTCGACGCGCCCGGGGTCTGCGCTTGAGCGGTGCTGCGGGAGGTGATGTCGGGGGATGCCTGTCCGTGGCCGCCCGGCAACCCGGGCGGGCGCTGCCGACGGTGCTCGTCGCCTCGGCCGCGCTCGTCGATATTGATGCCCGCGTCCTGGTTCAGCAGCGCCCGGAAGGCAAATCCTGGGCCGGCTGGTGGGAATTCCCGGGCGGGAAGATCCATTCCGGTGAGACGCCGGAAGCCGCCGTCGTTCGCGAGCTCGCCGAAGAGCTGGGGCTCGATATCACCGAGAGCTGCCTTGCCCCCTTTACCTTTACCTCGTTTGCCTACGACGATTTCCATCTGCTGATGATGCTCTACCTCTGTCGCGTCTGGCGCGGCGCCCCCGTGGGGCGCGAAGGCCAGACGCTGAAATGGATACGCCCGCTCGACCTTACCCGCCTGCCGCGGCTCCTGCCTGCGGACGTGCCGCTGGTGGCGATGCTGCGGGACTGGCTTTAGATTGCTTTGGCGGATCGCAAGCGCCGGGCCTGCGGCTCAGTTAAGGGAGGCGATACAATGAAAATTCTCGTTCTCGGCGCCGGTGCCACCGGCGGGTACTTCGGTGGGCGCATGGTACAGGCGGGCTGCGACGTCACCTTTCTGGTGCGCCCGGCGCGGGCCGAAGCGTTGGCGGCATCGGGGCTCGTCGTCGAAAGCCCGATGGGCGATGTTCGCATGCCGGTGAAGACGATCACCGCCGATGCGCTCGGCGCGGCGTGGGACGTGGTGATCCTGAGCTGCAAGGCCTACGACCTTGAGGGCGCGATCGCCGCTGTCGCACCGGCACTGGCCGATGAGGCGCGAATCCTGCCAGTGCTCAACGGCCTTGCTCATCTCGATCGTCTCGATGCCGCGTTCGGCGCCGATCGCGTTCTGGGTGGGCTGTGCGCCATCGCCGCGACACTGACGCCGGACGGTGTCGTCCGACACCTCAACAAGGTGCACGCCTTTGCTTTCGGCGATCGCAGCCCGGAGCAGCGGGAGTTTTGCGAGGCGCTGCAAACGGCGCTCTCGCCAGCGCAGTTCGATCTCCGCCGCAGCGAGGCGATCGTGCACGAAATGTGGGAGAAATGGGTGCTGCTGGCGAGCCTGGCATGCGCCACCTGCCTGATGCGTGCGCCGATCGGCGACATTGTCGCCGCCCCTGGCGGCGAGGCGTTCATCATCGCTCTGCTGGACGAGGTCCAGGCGATCGCGACGGCGCACGGTAATGCAGCGCGCCCAAAGGTCATGGAGCGGACGCGGGCGATGCTGACCGAGCGCGGGTCCGGGTTCACCGCCTCGATGCTGCGCGACCTCGAATCGGGCGCGCCGATCGAGGCGGACCACATCGTCGGCGACCTCCTGCGCCGAGGCAAGGAGCGGGACGTCAAAACACCCTTGCTGCGCGTGGCCTACGCGCATCTCAAGGCGTTCGAGCACCGTCGCGACGGCACAGGGAGCGGGGCTGGAACTGGACGATGATCGGGCGCGTATCGCGCGCGCGGCGGGTCTCAGCTAAGGTCGCAGGAAAGCGAGGAGGGAGGTCGTGCCGGAAACCGTGAGTGCCTGCGTGATTATTATCGGCAACGAGATCCTCTCGGGCCGCACTCGCGAGGCCAACCTTGCCTATATCGCCACGGCGTTGAACGAAGTCGGCATTCGCGTATTGGAAGCGCGCGTCGTGCGCGACGACGCCGATGCCATCGTCACCGCGGTGAACGCCTGTCGGGCCGCCTACGACTACGTCTTGACCACCGGCGGGATCGGTCCCACCCACGACGACATTACCGCCGCCTGCATCGCGCGCGCGTTCGGCGTACCGCTTCGCCGCGATCCGTCCGCAGTTGCGGCGCTCAGTACGCACTACGGAAACGCCGGCGTCAATGAGGCCCGCCTGAAAATGGCCGACGTGCCGGAAGGGGCGGAGTTGATCGAGAACCCGGTAACGAGCGCGCCCGGCTTTCGCCTCGGCAATGTCTTCGTCCTGCCGGGTGTTCCCCGCATCATGCAGGCAATGATTGACGGGCTGAAGCTCCGCCTCAAGGGCGGCGAGCCTGTCCTCTCGAAAACGGTTTCCGCCTACGTGACCGAAAGCGGCATTGCCGCCGCGCTCTCCGCGCTCCAGGATCGATCTCCTGCTGTCGAGATCGGCAGCTATCCATTCGCCCGTGCCGGGCGCTTCGGCACCAGCTTGGTGATGCGCTCGACCGACGTTGCCGCGCTCGACGCGGTGGCGACAGCGGTGGTGGCGCTGGTTCGCGATGCCGGCGTCGAGCCGCTGATCGAAGATGACACGCCCGCCGCGTGAGCGCCCGTCTGACGCACGCGGGGTGCGTGATCGGGCACGCGATCGGTGGGCGGGGAAGGAGGAGGACGATGGGTTCCGGTGCACGAATAAGGATCCGGCGTACGACGCGCGGTCTGATGGATCCGCACCACAGCCGCTTTGTCGGCTTCCTGCTGAAGCATTGCCTCTATGGGACCGTCGGTGGAATCGTTCTCGGCAGCCTGCTTTTATGGCAGGATGTCAATGGATTGGGCACGATGATCTTCGCATCACCCGACCGTAATCTGTTTCTCGGTTTGCTGTTCTTCGGCCTGTTCGTGACCTTCGGCTCGATCGGCATGGCGGTGGGCGTAATGCAACTGGGTGAGGAGCGCGACTGATCGGGCGCCCTGGCCTGTGGCTGTGGTTTCGCCGGGATCAGCGCTGAACGATGACCTGATCCAGTGCCTCGAGTCGCCGCTGCCAGCCGGCGCGGTGCAATTCCGGATCGAGGTGCTCCTCCTCGGGCCAGCCGAGGCAAAGATAAGCCACGAGCTGCCACGTTGCCGGAACCTCGCAGATCGCCTGGACGGCTCCGGGATCGATAATCGACACCCAGCCGAGTCCGATTCCCTGGGCGCGCGCCGCGATCCACAGCGCATGGACGGCACCGACGACCGACCAGGTGAGCGTCTCCGGCATCGTCCGCTGACCGAGGCCATGCCCGAGGTCGGTGGCACCATCGACAAAGACGGCAAGATGCACCGGGGCGCGATCGAGGCCGGCGAGCTTGAGCCGGGCGTAAACCGACGCGCGCGCGCCGTCGTATGTGGCCAGCGCCGCGCGGTTGCAGGCCTCGAAATTCGCACGCACTTGCGCCCGGCGCGCGGTGTCGTCGACCTTGACGAATCGCCACGGCTGGCTGTTGCCTACGGATGGCGCCAGCATCGCCAGTGCGATCAACTTGTCGATCATTCCCGGGTCGACGGCATCGGTGCGAAAGCGACGCACGTCGCGCCGCCACCGGAACAACTCCTCCAGTTTGCGACAGAAGGCGGCGTCGAATTGCGGAGGACGGTCGATCGGCACAGGTTCGGTCATCAAACGCACTCTAGCGGCGCATCGGCGCGGTGCAAGCGCGTCGCCCAACCAGCCCGGGGCGATCGTGCGAGCCGTGGAAGACCACCGCGCGTCACCACCGCGCTTCACCCGGCCGCGTGGGTGCGCTAGAAGCAGCCGACGGCCTCTCGGCCAGGTCCGGCGCGGTGGTACACTTGCAGCACCATCCGTGGCGGAGCAAACGCGAAGCCGGACGTGCCCGCTTGGCGGAATTGGCAGACGCAACGGACTTAAAATCCGTTTTCCTACGGAAGTGGGGGTTCGAGTCCCCCAGCGGGCACCACAATTAAGGCTTAAGGCGCAACACGCGCAGGGACGCCACACGACCCGCGGGAGCGGAAAGCGCCAGCGGCAAGCGTAACAGGGGCATCAATCAAACGTCAAAGGAGGGAAGGTCATGCACATCAGTATCCGCCGGTATCGGAGCGTCGTCTCGGTCACAGAGGTCTGTGCCAAGATCGGCGATTCTTTCGTTCCGCTACTGCGCCGGTCGCCGGGGTTCATCGCCTATTACGCCATCGATGCCGGTGACGGGGTGATGGCGACGATCAGCGTCTTTTCCACCGAGGCGATGGCGCTTGAATCGAACGAGAAAGCAGCCGAATGGCTGAAAGACAACGTCGCGCACCTGCAACCTGTGCCGGCGGAGATTACCGCTGGTCACGTCCAGGTCGTCATTACCGCCTGAGCCATCGACCGCGCTGGATTACGGATTCCGCGAGGGCCGGACCAGCGAACGGACAACACCGGTCCCGGCCTTCACGTGAGGGTCGGGACCCGGACGAGGCTCCGCAATCACCCGATCGCTCACTGCCCTTCGCTGTCCGCTCCTTGCTCCTCAGTGCCCTGATGCCACGCATTGAGCACGCGGCGCGCCTCCGCATCGCCAGACGACGCGGCGTTGCCCAGCCAAGTGGCGAGACCGTCGATTTCATCTTTGGCTTGTCGATCGCCCCTCCGCGCCGCGTCCTGGTACCACAAGATGGCTTCCGCCGGGCTGCGTGTGCCCGAGCCTGGCTTGACGAAGCGAGGATCGAAGGTCCGGGCGACCTTCATCGCCCCCTCGGTATTGCCTTTATCGAATGCCTCGATGTATGCGGCGCGCGCGTCGTCGACGTTTCCGGCATCGAGTTCCTCATCGCCGTTGCGCAGCAGGGCATCCGCCTCGTGGCGGCGTCGGCCGGTCGTCGACGGCGGCGTCGACGCTGGCGCGGGGGAGGCCGACGCGTGCGTCGGTCGCTCGGCTCGCGGTGGCGGTGGTGGCGTGGCACTGATCGCAGCTTTTGGTGCAGTGCCTAAAGCCGGATTGTTGTGCGCCGTTTGTTCTGGCCATTCCGCCGAGGCTGGAGCCCCGCCGGTTACGACCGTCTCGGGATGGCGGGCCTCTTCTGTTTTGCCTGGCGTGAAGGCATCCGCATCCGGCGGGGTGCCGCCGAAGCGGCCCCCCGTGCCAAGATCGCTGCTGACCCACGGCCCGCTGCCTTGCCCGGCCCGAACCGCTCCCGAAGCAGAGAGATTGGTGCCGGACGCGTCGGGCGCCGAGGGATCGGGCAATGGCGTCCCATTGTGGTCTTCCCAGGCGGATCGCGATGGGCCCGAACTCGCGGAAACAGGCAGTTGATCTTTCGTGCCGGTTCTTTGCGATAATATCAACGCCGACGCGGTGACCGCCGCGAGTATCCCCCCGCCGGCCAGCGCCAGACCGCCGAAACGGCGGCGCCGCGGTTTCGGTCGGGCGGATCGCGCCTGTATGTCCGCCGGCATGCGCAGGCGCGCCGGTTGTGCGACGCCGGCAGCCGGCAGCGGGCGCTCGCGCGCGGAAGGCTGTGGCGAAACCGCGGACGACACCGGCGGAGAGACTGGCGGAACCGGCGTGTGCGGCCCAGATGCGGATACGGACGCCGCCTGCGGGGGGGTCGGCCGCAGCGGACGCACGGGGGACGGCTCTTCGGCTGCCGGTTGCTCCGCGCGTGACGGTGGCGGAAGCTCATTGGAGACGACGCGTGATGAGGACTGCGCGCGGCTCGCCGTCGCTGGACCGGGCGCGGCGGTCCGCCAAACGCGCCCTGGCACAACGGTGTCGCGCGTTTGGCTCGTGCCATCGACGCACAGCAGCGCCGTTGTCTCGTCCGTCTTGCCGTCGGCGCGGTCCGACGACGCGTGAGGATGGCCCAGCATTCGCCGGCACGCATCGATCACGCCGCCGGGGATCCCCCGGCTTTCGCGGGCGATCGCAGCGATCGCATCGCCGTCGAACGCTGCTGGCGGAAGGACGTCACACGCCCGCAGCCGGTGAGAAATGAGGCGCCCGACATCGGCTTCCGACATCGGCTGTAGGAAAATTCGCCAGTCGTCGGCTTTCGTGTCCGTTGCGATTCCGCCGGGCTTGCATGACGCGATCGGCGCGCGCGCGAGCAAGGATGGGCGCGCGCTGAGGACGACGGACAGGAACCGCCGCCCCGACACCTCGAGGCCGGTCAGCGTCGTCAGACCGTCGAGCGCCTCGTCGTCCAATCCGTCCGCATCGTCGATTAGCAGCACCGGCACGCGGTCGTTCTCGGCCAACTGTTGCAGGTGCCGGGTTACCTTCAGCGGCGAAGCGTCGGACTCGATCTCCCCCAAGGCGCGGGCGCAAGAAGCGAACAGGCCGGCGAGCGTCAGCCCCGGTCTGCATGGTACGACCGCTGTCGAACTGAGTGGCAGCACGCGATCGAGCGATCGGACTTGCGCGGCAAGATGCTGAAGCAAGATCGTTTTGCCCGCTCCCGCCTCGCCGATGAGAAGATAGAGTCCACCGCCCTCGTACATCCCCGACAGAAGCCGGGCGGCAGCGTGCCGCCGGGGAGCATCGAAGTAGCACAGTTTCGGATCATCCGTCGGCTGGAAGGCTGCAAAGCAGTCCTGCCTGACATCAGCCTTCAAATCGCTGAGCATGTCTGTCCCTATATCGCCGACTCCTCTCCCTTACATAGGGGTCTTTCCGCCGACTTCACGCCTGAGTTGCGTGCGCTTGCATACGGATTGTTATAGAAAAAAATTGGCAGCGTTATGGCGCCGGACAATGCCTGCATCAGCGGCGGCAAAGGGCTCATTATTCCGGGCGGGCGACGCTCAAAACCCGAGGTGATGCTCGCAAGGCCGCGAGCCCCCTGAAACGATGGCATACCTCCAGTATGCCTGCGTTTGGACGCCACCATCAACACAATCGCCACGCCAAGCCAAGCCTGCCGGTGCGAAACAGCCCCAAGACCGAACTGCGCGCAAATCAGCGGTCAATAGAAAGACCGTTGTAGGCGGGCCAGAGCGGGCTCAACAAACGCGACGGGCACCAAAGCGCAGCATCTCAAAAGCGTTTGCAAACCCCTGGCGCGTCCGCGAGATCAGCGACGACCGGTATCGCCTTTGCGGCGACACCGGAATTGCCCGAAGGGCTGCAGGCGAAGATGCCTCAACGAGCGGGCGATCGCAACAAACCTCAAGTTGAGCGATTTCGTCGTCGGTCAGATCAGCAAGCCGAGCGATGCTCTCGGCCCAGTCATTCACATCAACCCAATTGTGATGGTAAAGGATGCGGCTCATATTCTGGAGGTCTGCCATGCTCGGCTCCAAGCAGGATGGCCAACGCGATCAACTCCCCCAACAACTGAACGCTTTCGAGCCGGACCCATGGACATAACCACACGTACCGACGATTGTTGTACGGCTATACTCGACCAATAACCAAAAAACCCCTGTCGAATTCGTCATCTAAGTGCGAAGCAACGATACTCGACATGGCCGCCCGATACTCAACGGCACAAACACCGCTGGAAACAATCTTGTGCTTGTTCGCGGCGCGCAGGTCAAGCGGCCATCGCAGACCGGTCCAGCGGTGCGGCGTCCGTCACCACGGCGGCCTGTCGATCGTCGTCGAAACCTCATTGTCACATTAGCTTACCGGGCGCCCCGGGGGGATCCGCGAACGACGGGGATTCTGGGGATAACTCTGCCGCGCCGCCCGCGCCGGAGTGGGCGCGGC is a genomic window of Rhodospirillales bacterium containing:
- the bluB gene encoding 5,6-dimethylbenzimidazole synthase, whose amino-acid sequence is MTEPVPIDRPPQFDAAFCRKLEELFRWRRDVRRFRTDAVDPGMIDKLIALAMLAPSVGNSQPWRFVKVDDTARRAQVRANFEACNRAALATYDGARASVYARLKLAGLDRAPVHLAVFVDGATDLGHGLGQRTMPETLTWSVVGAVHALWIAARAQGIGLGWVSIIDPGAVQAICEVPATWQLVAYLCLGWPEEEHLDPELHRAGWQRRLEALDQVIVQR
- a CDS encoding competence/damage-inducible protein A codes for the protein MPETVSACVIIIGNEILSGRTREANLAYIATALNEVGIRVLEARVVRDDADAIVTAVNACRAAYDYVLTTGGIGPTHDDITAACIARAFGVPLRRDPSAVAALSTHYGNAGVNEARLKMADVPEGAELIENPVTSAPGFRLGNVFVLPGVPRIMQAMIDGLKLRLKGGEPVLSKTVSAYVTESGIAAALSALQDRSPAVEIGSYPFARAGRFGTSLVMRSTDVAALDAVATAVVALVRDAGVEPLIEDDTPAA
- the panE gene encoding 2-dehydropantoate 2-reductase; its protein translation is MKILVLGAGATGGYFGGRMVQAGCDVTFLVRPARAEALAASGLVVESPMGDVRMPVKTITADALGAAWDVVILSCKAYDLEGAIAAVAPALADEARILPVLNGLAHLDRLDAAFGADRVLGGLCAIAATLTPDGVVRHLNKVHAFAFGDRSPEQREFCEALQTALSPAQFDLRRSEAIVHEMWEKWVLLASLACATCLMRAPIGDIVAAPGGEAFIIALLDEVQAIATAHGNAARPKVMERTRAMLTERGSGFTASMLRDLESGAPIEADHIVGDLLRRGKERDVKTPLLRVAYAHLKAFEHRRDGTGSGAGTGR
- the argJ gene encoding bifunctional glutamate N-acetyltransferase/amino-acid acetyltransferase ArgJ, translating into MSATPSPFAPEAFPELPDIAGVRLAIRAAGLRYQGRPDVLLAEVADGTSVAGVFTRSQTAAAPVAWCRSALRQGSARGLVVNSGNANAFTGGAGEIASAQTASVASALLGCAAERVFVASTGVIGEPLPTEKLLAVLPDAAAALGSASWEDAARAIATTDTFAKAASARTEIDGVPVTINGIAKGAGMIAPDMATMLAFLFTDAAIDSDALQALLVAGADRTFNCITVDSDTSTNDTVLVFATGAAGNPRVRDPRSAMLVGFRQALEAVMLDLAHQVIKDGEGISKFITIAITGAADDASARHIALTIANSPLVKTAVAGEDANWGRIVMAVGKSGEWIDRDRLRIAIGGVAVACDGGPVPDYDEAPVAAHMKGCEVMIEVDVGVGRGSATVWTCDLTHGYIDINASYRS
- a CDS encoding AAA family ATPase, with translation MLSDLKADVRQDCFAAFQPTDDPKLCYFDAPRRHAAARLLSGMYEGGGLYLLIGEAGAGKTILLQHLAAQVRSLDRVLPLSSTAVVPCRPGLTLAGLFASCARALGEIESDASPLKVTRHLQQLAENDRVPVLLIDDADGLDDEALDGLTTLTGLEVSGRRFLSVVLSARPSLLARAPIASCKPGGIATDTKADDWRIFLQPMSEADVGRLISHRLRACDVLPPAAFDGDAIAAIARESRGIPGGVIDACRRMLGHPHASSDRADGKTDETTALLCVDGTSQTRDTVVPGRVWRTAAPGPATASRAQSSSRVVSNELPPPSRAEQPAAEEPSPVRPLRPTPPQAASVSASGPHTPVPPVSPPVSSAVSPQPSARERPLPAAGVAQPARLRMPADIQARSARPKPRRRRFGGLALAGGGILAAVTASALILSQRTGTKDQLPVSASSGPSRSAWEDHNGTPLPDPSAPDASGTNLSASGAVRAGQGSGPWVSSDLGTGGRFGGTPPDADAFTPGKTEEARHPETVVTGGAPASAEWPEQTAHNNPALGTAPKAAISATPPPPPRAERPTHASASPAPASTPPSTTGRRRHEADALLRNGDEELDAGNVDDARAAYIEAFDKGNTEGAMKVARTFDPRFVKPGSGTRSPAEAILWYQDAARRGDRQAKDEIDGLATWLGNAASSGDAEARRVLNAWHQGTEEQGADSEGQ
- a CDS encoding adenosylcobalamin-dependent ribonucleoside-diphosphate reductase, coding for MTQVAPVSQQIWEMKYRLKSQDGEPLDRTIDDTWRRVARELASPEADVDAWEARFYEALRDFKLLPAGRILSGAGSGRRVTLFNCFVMGDIPDDMAGIFEHLKQAALTMQQGGGIGYDFSTLRPKGAPVKGVGADASGPLSFMDVWDAMCRTIMSAGSRRGAMMAVMRCDHPDIEAFIEAKRQPGRLRMFNLSVLVTDDFMQAVKEDAPWPLTFEGVAYKSLRARALWDAIMRATFAYAEPGVIFIDRINRRNNLWYCETIHGTNPCGEQPLPPYGTCLLGSINLASLIDSPFEAHARIDEEKLSALTAVAVRMMDNVIEVSRYPLPEHEAEARAKRRIGLGITGLADALLLCGARYGGREAVRLTETWMRTIQRAAYLASADLAGEKGAFPLFDAEQYLAGETVAALDENVRAAIARNGIRNALLTSVAPTGTISLFADNVSSGLEPVFSFRYVRHVLMPDGSRREEEVSDYAYRLFRRLKGDQAPLPDWFVDAQSLSPHDHLVMQAAVQQFVDSSISKTINCPESISFEEFKTVYLQAYELGCKGCTTYRPNEITGAVLEVREAETHGEPLEQPELPLAPPTTTAKPQDLGDSGAIVQMFRPLDRPEALPGKTYKVRWPESDHAIYITLNDIVQDGRRRPFEVFINSKNMEHFAWTVALTRMISAVFRRGGDVSFVVEELKAVFDPRGGQWMRGRYVPSLLAAIGEVIETHMIDIGFIQPEQPAGEAAAPSLRKVVGLATDPRFRQCPKCGAPSLVRQEGCDTCTSCGYSKCG
- a CDS encoding (deoxy)nucleoside triphosphate pyrophosphohydrolase, which gives rise to MSASVAGPPPYGPAILPTGISTSTPATGRDQQRGQWTRRARGLRLSGAAGGDVGGCLSVAARQPGRALPTVLVASAALVDIDARVLVQQRPEGKSWAGWWEFPGGKIHSGETPEAAVVRELAEELGLDITESCLAPFTFTSFAYDDFHLLMMLYLCRVWRGAPVGREGQTLKWIRPLDLTRLPRLLPADVPLVAMLRDWL